GGCCCTCGACGCGCACGACACCATGTACCTCGCAGGCGAAGGCCTGCTCCGCACCCACACCTCGCCGGTGCAGGTGCGGACGCTCCAGAAATACGCGCCGCCCATTCGCGTGCTCATTCCCGGCAAGGTCTATCGCAAGGATCCATTCGACGCCTCGCATGCGCCGGCGTTCGAGCAGATCGAAGGGCTCTGCGTCGACGAAGGCATCAGCTTCGTCGACCTCAAGGCCACGCTCAACGTCTTCGCGCAGCGCTTCTTCGGCGCGTCGCGCACTCGCTTCCGCCCGTCCTACTTCCCGTTCACCGAGCCCTCGGCCGAGATGGACGTGCAGTGCGGCATCTGCGGCGGCGTCGGGTGCGCGGCGTGCAAGGGCACGGGGTGGATCGAAATCCTCGGCTCCGGCATGGTACATCCCTCGGTGCTCGACGCGGCCGGCGTCGACAGCGAGAAGTACACCGGCTGGGCGTTCGGCATGGGGCCGGCGCGCATCGCGATCAGCCGATACAAGATTCCTGATATCAGAATCCTCTACGATTCCGACGTGAGATTCCTGGAGCAGATCGCCGCCGCCGGCAGCCGCGCAGCCGACGCATCGAGCGATAAATGAACCTGTCCTTCGAGTGGCTGAAGGCCTTCGTGCCGTTCCACGAGACCGCGCCGGAGCTGCGCGAGCTGATCACCGCGCACGTCGCCACGGTCGACGAGCTGGCGGCGCTCCGCGAGGATCTCGCGCCCATCGTCGTCGCGCGCGTCGTCGAGGAAGCGCCCCATCCCGACTCCGATCACCTGCACGTGACCAAGGTCGATGCCGGCACCGGCACGCTCCTCGACGTGGTCTGCGGCGCGGCAAACGTCACGGCGGGGAAGCTCTATCCCTTCGCGAAGACCGGCGTCACGATCCCCACCGGTCTCAAGATTCAGAAGCGCAAGATCCGCGGCGCGACATCCGACGGCATGCTCTGCTCGCCCGACGAGCTCAAGCTCGGCAGCGACCATAGCGGCATCATGGAACTGAGCATCGACGTGCCGCCGGGCACGCCGTTCCTCGCGGCCGTTCCCGTCGGCGATATGAGAATCGTCATCGACGTCGGCGCAAACCGGCCGGACCTGCTCTCCCACCTGGGTGTCGCGCGTGAGATTGCGGCGATCACCCGTCAGCCATTCGCGCTGCCGGCGATCGAGGGCCTCGCGACCGGCATCCCCGCGTCGACCGGAAGCGGGTTCTCCGGGACATCCGGACCCGTAACTGTCACCGTGGCCGAGCCGGAGCTCGTCCGGCGCTTCATGGGCGTGGTGATTCGCGGTGTGAAAGTCGGCCCGAGCCCGGACTGGCTCGTGCAACGCCTCGAGTCGGTCGGATCGCGCTCGATCAACAACATCGTGGACGCCAGCAACTACGTGCTGCACGAGCTCGGGCAGCCGACGCACGCGTTCGATCTCGCCAGGCTCGGACAGTCGAAGATCATCGTGCGCCGCGCCAAGGCCGGCGAGAAGATCACGACCCTCGACGGTGTCGAGCGCGAGCTGAAGGACCACATGATCGTGATCGCCGACGGCGAACGACCGCACGCCGTGGCTGGCGTGATGGGCGGCCGCGACAGCGAAGTCACCGACGCGACGACCGACGTCTTTCTCGAGGTCGCGAACTTCAATCCCACGCGCATTCGCGACGCACGTCGCGCGCTTGGCCTCTCAACGGACGCGAGCTATCGCTTCGAGCGCGGCGTCGATCTCGAGATCGCGCCGCGCGCGCTGGAGCGCGTCGCGCAGCTCATCGCGTTGCTCGCGGGCGGGCGCATCGACAGCGCGCCGGTCGATCTCGCATACGAGCCGCCGCCGCCACGAAGCGTTACCCTCCGCACACGGCGCGTCGCCAGACTGCTCGGCGAAACGCTCGGGACGGAAGAGATCGCGCGCTTACTTTCGTCGGTCGGCTTCGAGGTCGATCGCATCGGCGACGACCTCGGCGTCAAGGTTCCGACGTGGCGTGGCGACGTCACCGGAGAGGTCGATCTCATCGAAGAAGTCGCCCGCCTGCGCGGCTACGATTCTTTCCCGACGGAGATTCGCCCATTTCGGCCCGGTGCCGTGGGCGACGACGCGCACTGGATTCTGTCGCGCCGCGTACGCGAGGCGCTCGTCGGAGCCGGCATGCTCGAGGTGCGGCCCATGCCGTTCGTCGCGGGCGGCGAAGGCTTCGTGCGCGTCGAGAACCCGTTGGCCGAGAACGAAGGGTATCTGCGGCGCGAGGTGCTCGATACGCTCGCGCGCCGCGCCGAGTACAACCTGGCGCGCATGCACGGCGACGTCCGGATCTTCGAAATCGGCTCGGTCTTCACGCCGCGCGCTGGCGCGTTGCCGGCGGAGGACCTTCGGGTCGGCGTGCTCGTGATGGGTCGGCGCCAGCCGGCTCATTTCACTGATCCGAAATCCGTCGAATTTGACTCGTGGGTCAAATACGGCGAATGGGATGCGAAGGCGTTGGGGCAGATGGTCGCCGCATCGGCGTATCCATCAGCGAGCGTCGCGTTGCGCGAACCCAATTCGTCCGATGCGCTGTGGGACATCGTCGCGGGCGATCGCGTGGTCGGCACGGTGAGACGCGTGGCGCTCGACGCACCGGTATGGGCGGCGCCGGCGTTCGGTATCGAGTTGTCGCTCGGTGTGATCGATTCGGCCGATGTCGCGCCGCGGGGCGAGTCGGCGCATCGTCCGTTCGTGAGGCCGGCGCCAGTCGTCACCCAGTACGTTCCGGTTCCGACGACGCCTTCGGCGGAGTTCGATCTGGCATTGCTGGTGCCCGATTCGATCAGCGCGGAGCAGGTCGAGGATGTGCTGCGCCGCGCGTCGGGACGTCTGCTCGAAAAGGCTGAACTCTTCGACCGCTATGTTGGCCAGGGAGTTGAACCTGGGTATCGCAGCCTCGCGTGGAGGTTGACGTTCAGGCACGCCGAGCGCACTCTACGGGAGCGAGAGATCGAGGCTCGCCGTTCGGACATTCTCAAGGCCCTCGCCGACGAGCTCAATGTCAGACCACGGTCAAACACCTAGTACCGCTAGTACAACGAGCGATCGCGCGATTCAAGAACTCGAAGTGCTCGTGCGCCATCTGGCGGACGAGCTGGCGGGTTTTCGGCGGCGCGCGCTCGTCGCTGAAGCGCGCATCAAGGAAGTCGAGGGACTGGATGGCGGCGGCGCCGCCAACCTCGATCTCGTGAGCCGCTGCGCGCAACTCGAGCAGGAGAACGAGCGTCTGCAAACCCGGCTCGAGGCGGCGAGCGTGCGGGCGAAGCAGATGCTCGACCGCGTCAAATTCCTGCGGCAGCAGGCTCAAGCCGGCGGAGGTCCCTCATGAGCGCGAAGAAGCACACCGTACGGGTGACGATTTTGAACGAGGAATACGCGATCCGCAGCGAGGCCCCGCCGGAACACGCGCAGGCGGTGGCGAAGTACCTCGATCAGGCGATTCGCAAGGTGTTGTCGAGCGGTACCGTGGTTGAATCGAATCGAGCCGTGGTGCTTGCCGCGCTTCAGGTGACAGCCGAATTGTTCGCGGCCAGGGCTGGACTCGACGCAACGAACGACTCGGTGCGGAGCCTGAGCGACTACATCCGGCCATTGCTGCCCCCGTCCAAGCGCACGGTCGAGGCGGAAGTTGGCTGAGCCGTTTGCCTTTTCACCAACGGCCGCGTAGCTTAGCGCCGGTAGCCAAGCTGACCTAGGTACAAGCGCGCTTTATAGTTAGCGCTGCCCACGCCGCTCCCTTCGCCGGAGTGTCGTCGGACCGCAAACAAGAGTCGCGCACGGGAAGGCGGTGGTTCTCCCTGTCCTGCGGTCTCTGCACCGCGGTGGAGCATAGATTCCATATGAATCTGTACGCGATCATTGCCGCGCTTGGCGTTTTGGTAGTCGTTGCCGCGCCGGCATTTTTCTTTTGGGGACGTAGCGCGGGCACGAAGAGCGAGCGAGACCGCCAGGCCGCCGCGAAGTCGACCGCCGAAGAGACGTCCAAGCGCATTCTGAGCGACGCCGAGCGAGAGGCGGAGAACCTTCGGAAGAGCGCGCTTGTCTCCGGCAAGGAAGAGCTCATCAGGCTTCGCGAAAACTTCGAGTCCGAGGTGCGCGGGCGCCGCGAAGAAGTGGAGCGCGAAGAGCGCCGCTTGTCGGAACGCGAGACCGTACTCGACCGCAAATACGAGCTGATCGAGCAGCGCGACAAGGAGCTTGGACGCCGCGCGAGCGAATTTGGGCGCCGCGAAAAGCAAGTCACTGAACGCGAACAGGAGCTCGAGAAACTGGTCGGCGAAGAGCGCCGCCGTCTGGAGCAAATGGCCGGCATGTCGGCGCAGGAAGCCAAGGCCGAGCTCATTCGGCGCATGGAGGAAGAGGCGCAGGCTGACGCGGCGAATCGCATTCGCGAAATCCGCGAGAGCGCGAAGCGAAATGCCGAGCGCGAGGCGAAGAAGATCGTGGCGCTCGCCATTCAGCGCATCGCGGCGGAGCACACCGCCGAATCGACCGTGTCGGCGGTCTCGCTCCCGAACGACGAAATGAAGGGCCGCATCATCGGCCGCGAAGGGCGAAACATTCGCGCCTTCGAGCTCGCGACCGGCGTCGACGTCATCATCGACGATACGCCCGACACGGTCGTCGTCTCCTGCTTCGACCCGGTGCGCCGCGAAACGGCGCGCCTGGCGCTCGAGAAGCTCGTCTCGGACGGCCGCATTCACCCGGGGCGCATCGAGGAAGTCGTCAACAAGTCGCGCAAGGAAATCGAGACACAGATCATCGAGACCGGCGAGCAGGCCGCGTACGACGCAGGTGTGCACGGGCTGCATCCCGAGTTGGTCAAGCTGGTCGGGCGCATGCGGTGGCGCACGAGTTACGGGCAGAACATCCTGCAGCACTCGAAGGAAGTGGCGTGGCTCGCTGCAATCATGGCGACGGAACTGGGCCTCGACGTGAACATGGCGCGCCGCGGCGCGCTGCTGCATGACGTCGGCAAGGTGCTGACGCACGAGCACGAGGGCACCCACGTCCAACTCGGCGTCGAAGTCGCGACGAAGTACGGCGAGAACCCGCTGGTCGTGAATTGCATCGCGGCGCACCACGACGACGTGCCGCACGAAAGCGAAGTGTCGGTGCTGGTGCAGGCGGCCGACGCGATCTCGGGATCGCGCCCGGGCGCACGGCGCGAAGCGTTCGAGACGTACGTGAAGCGGCTCGAGGGACTCGAGAAGATCGCGTCGAGCTACAAGGGCGTGGAGAAAGTGTTCGCGATTCAGGCGGGGCGCGAAGTGCGCGTGATCGTCATGCCTGACGACGTGGACGACGTGCGCATGACGACGATGTCGGAAGAGATCGCGCGGCGCATCGAGGCGGAGTTGCAGTATCCCGGACAGATCAAGGTCGTGTTGATTCGAGAGACGAGGGCGGTGGATTTTGCGCGGTGAGTTGAGCGTGTCATCCCGAGCGACCCTGACGCTGACCCTGAGTGAAGCGAAGGGGAAGGGGAGTCGAGGGACCTCCGTCCCGGCGGAGGAGTCGTATGCAGCGCTCCGCTGAGAAAGGGGTCCTTCGCGCCTTTGGCGCTCAGGATGACACACGGGTGATCGACGGCGCGGCGCTTGCCGCGCGTGTGCAGAGCGAAGTCGCGGAGAAGGTTGCGGCATTGAAGGCGCGCGGGATCACAGCCGGGCTGAGCGTCGTGCTCGTCGGCGACGATGCGGCGAGCGCCGTCTACGTCGGCTCCAAGGAGCGGACGTGCATCGAGCTCGGGATGAAGGGCGAGACCATTCGCCGCCCCGCGTCGATCACGCAGGGCGAGCTGCTCGAGATCGTCGACCGCCTGAACGCCGATCCCGCGGTGCATGGCATTCTCGTACAGATGCCGCTGCCGAAGCACATTGACGCGGACGTCATCGTGCGCCGCATTCGTCCGGACAAGGACGTCGACGGTTTTCATCCCGTGAACGTCGGCAAGCTGTGGATCGGCGAGACGGACGGCTTTGCGCCGTGCACGCCGGCCGGTGTCGTCTACATGCTGCGGGCGCACGACGTGAAGACCGCGGGCGCGCACTGCGTCGTCGTGGGCCGCAGCAACATCGTCGGCAAGCCGATGGCGGGATTGATGATTCAGGCCGGCATCGACGCGACGGTGACGATGTGCCACAGTCGCACGCGCGATCTCGCGTCGGTCACGCGCGGCGCGGACATTCTCATCGCCGCGGTCGGCCGCGCGCAGATGATCACGGCCGACATGGTGAAGCCGGGCGCGGTGGTGATCGACGTCGGGATGAATCGCATCGCGGACGCGACGAAGAAGAGCGGGACGCGTCTGGTCGGTGACGTCGATTTCGACTCCGTGCGCGAGGTCGCGTCGCTCATCACGCCGGTGCCGGGGGGCGTCGGCAAGATGACGATCGCGATGTTGATGGCGAACACCGTGCGCGCCGCCGAACAGATCGGCCAGGGACGTTCATGACGGGCCGTCGTGTTCCGCGCCGTGACGATCCCGGCGCGCTCGATCTCTTCGTGATGTCCGACGCGGCGCCGGAAGGGGCGTACGTGCCTGAAGAGCCGCCGGCATCCGAATTCGTCGACGGCTATCCGGGCGAGACGCCGCGCACCGCGATCGCGGTCGGCACGCTCACGCAGACCGCGAAGGACGTGATCGAAGGCGCATTCATTCCTCTCTGGGTGCGCGGCGAGATCTCGGACTTCAAGTCGCATCGCAACGGACATTGGTATTTCTGCTTGCGCGATGCGAGCGCGCAGATTCGTTCGGTCGTTTGGAAGCGCGATCAACGCGGCATTCCCGCCGCGCCGGACGACGGCATGCAGGTCGCCGCGTTCGGCCGCCTCACAGTGTACGCCGCCCGCGGCGAGATGCAATTCACGGTCACGCGCATCGAGGCCGAAGGCGACGGACTTCGCCGGAAGGCGCTCGAGATCACACGCGCACGTCTCCAAGCCGATGGTCTGCTGGCACCCGAGCGCAAGCGCGCCTTGCCGCGTTTTCCGAAAGTGGTGGCAGTCGTCACCAGCCCGGACGGCGCAGCGCTGCATGACATCGTCGCGGTCATGCGACGTCGCGCGGCGGACGTTCGTCTGGTCGTCGTGCCCGCGGCGGTGCAGGGCGATACGGCCCCCGAGGAACTGTGCTTCGCGCTCGACCAGGTGAATCGCTGGGGCGGCGCCGAGCTCGTGATCGTGGGACGTGGTGGTGGTTCGCGCGAAGATCTCTGGGCGTTCAACGACGAACGGGTCGCGCGCGCCGTGGCGGCTTGCCACGTGCCGACGATCTCCGCCGTGGGCCACGAAGTCGACTTCTCGATTTGCGACCTGGTCGCGGACCATCGCGCACCGACGCCGTCCGCGGCCGCCGAGGCGGCGACGTTCTCGCGCGGAGAGTTGCAGGCGGAATTGAGAAAACTCTCATTGCGCATGTCGGGAGCGACCCGCGCCGTTGTGCGCGACCGTGCCGACGCCGCTCGCCACCTCGGACGCGATCTCGCCGGTGCGGCGTCCGGCCAACTCGCCGTGCGGCGCACCGCGTTGCAGTCCGTGGCCGGGCGTCTCAACGCGCTGAGTCCACTTTCGACGTTGGCGCGTGGCTACTCCGTCGCGCGCGGCGATGATGGCGCGACGCTCGTCTCGGCCGAGGCATTTCGTCCCGACATGCCGTTCGAGCTGATCGTGCGTGACGGCGTGGTACCCGCGCGCGTCACCGGAACGCCGCGGCGGTCGACTCCATGACGTTCGAGCAGCGCCTCGCGCGCCTCGAGGAGATCGCCGGCGAGCTCGAAGGCGAGGGTGTCGATCTCGCGCGAGCGCTCACCCTGTTCGAGGAAGGCATTCAGAATCTGCGCGCCGCGGCCGATGAGCTGGCGGCGGCGGAAGCCAGAGTGCAGCGACTCGTCGAGCGAGCCGACGGGAGTTTCGACGTCATCGACCGCGAGTAGCGACGCCGTGCACGCGGCGCGGGCGTCGTCCGCGACGTGGCGTGCGGATCGCGCCGCGATCGAGGCGGCGCTCGAGCGCGCGTGGGAGCGGGCGCGCGCGACCGTCGGTGCCGAGATCGGCGAGGCCATCCGGTACAGTGTGCTGGGCGGCGGCAAGCGGCTGCGCGCGCTCTTGTTCCTGGCGGCGTACCGCACGGCCGGCGGCGCGGGTGACGCGAGCGCGCTCGCCGCGGCATTAGAGATCGTACATGCGTATTCGCTCATTCACGATGACTTGCCGTGCATGGACGACGACGACATGCGGCGCGGACGAGCGACGGTGCATCGTGTCTACGGTGTGCGCGCGGCGGCGGCGGCGGGCGTCGCGATGGTGCCGGTAGCGGCGCAGGCCGCGTTCCTCGCGTCGCGCGAGTTGGGACTCGACCGGACGCGGTGCGCCGAAGTCGTGGCCGAATTGATGCGCGCGTCGGGCGCGGGCGGGATGATCGCCGGTCAGCTCCTCGATCTCGAGGGCGAAGGACGCGCGCTCGGCGTCGACGATCTCGAGCGCATTCACCGCGCCAAGACCGGCGCGCTGATTCGCGTCTCGGTACTGCTCGGCGGGCTGGCCGCAAACGCCGGCGTGGAGCAGCAGCAGGCACTCGCGCATTTCGGCGAATCGATCGGGCTCGCGTTTCAGATCGCGGATGACGTGCTTGACGTCACCGCGACCACGGACCGATTGGGGAAGCCGGCAGGGCGCGACCTCGACTTGAAGAAAGGGACGTATCCCGCGGTGCTCGGCATCGAGGGTGCGACCGCGCGCGCCGCCGCCCTCGTGGACGACGGCTGCGGCGCATTGCGTGCGGCGGGACTCCTGTCCACGGAACTGGATGCGCTGGCGCGGTTCGTCATCGAGCGAGAGTCCTGACCGTTCGCTACCTTTCCTAATCCATCCTCCCCACCGCAGACGAGTCTTGTGAGCCTCCTCGACCGAGTCAAATCCCCTTCAGACATCCGCGGCTTTTCCAGCGACGAGCTGACGCAGCTCGCCGCCGACGTTCGCGCCCGTCTGATCGACGTGTGCTCCCGCACCGGTGGCCACATCGGCGCGGGACTTGGCGTCGTCGAGCTGACGGTGGCGCTGCACTACGTCTTCGACACGCCGCGCGATCAATTGGTGTGGGACGTCGGTCACCAGGGCTATCCACACAAGGTGTTGACTGGCCGCAACGATGACATGGAAACGCTCCGCCAGGAAAACGGCGTTTCGGGTTTCCTGAAGCGAACTGAAAGCGATTACGACGCCTTCGGCGCCGGCCATGCCGCGACGTCCATCTCGGCCGCCTTGGGCATCGCCGCCGGACGCGACGTAAAGGGTGACGATTTCAAGGTCGTCGCGGTGATTGGCGACGGGTCGCTCACCTCGGGCCTCGCGTATGAAGGTTTGAACAACGCCGGCCACTCGGACCGCAACATCGTCGTCGTGCTGAACGACAACGAGATGTCGATCGCGCCGAACGTGGGCGCCATGTCCAAGTATCTCACGTCGATTCAGCGCAACTCGCTGTACAACCGCGTGCGCAGCGCGATCGGCGACATCATCGACAATGCGCCGGGACCCGTCGGTACAATCGTACGAAAGTGGGAAGAGAGCGTGAAGGCGTTCATCACGCCGGGCGTGTTGTTCGAGGAGCTCGGCTTCCGCTACTTCGGACCGATCGACGGCCATGACATCAACGGCATGATCGAGACGCTGACGGCCGTGCGTGAGATGAAGGGCCCGCGCCTCGTGCACGTCATCACGCAGAAGGGAAAGGGATTTCCGGCCGGCGAGATCAGCGGCGAGAAATGGCACGCCTTGCCGCCGGGCCACGATCCGGCGACGGGCGTACAGCGCAAGCCGTCGACGGCGGTGTCGTATCAGAAAGTATTCGGCGCCGGTTTGGCCGAGCTTGCGCGCGAAGTGCCTGGACTCGTTGCGATCACCGCGGCGATGCCGAGTGGAACGAGCACCGACATCTTCGCGAAGGCGTTTCCGAACCGATTCTTCGACGTCGGGATCGCCGAAGGTCACGCGGTCACGTTCGCGGCCGGCATGGCAACGCAGGGCGTGCGACCCGTCGTCGCGATCTACAGTACGTTCCTGCAGCGCGCGTACGACAACATCATTCACGATGTGGCGATTCAATCGCTGCCCGTGATCTTCTGCATGGATCGCGCGGGTCTCGTCGGCGAAGATGGCGAGACGCACATGGGACTGTACGACATCGCGTACATGCTCGCCGTGCCCGGGATGACGGTGACCGCCCCGAAGGATGGCGCCGAGTTGCTGGGGCTGATGCGGAGCGCCGTGCTGCACACCGACGGTCCCTTCTCGATTCGCTATCCCCGTGACGCCGCGCCCGACAAGGCGCCAGCGATGGCGACCGTCGAACCGGTGCCGTTCGCCACCTGGGACGTGCTTCGTCACGGACGCGACGTCGCCATTCTCGCCGTCGGCACGATGGTCAATCAATCACTCGCCGCGGCCGAGTCGCTCGCGGCGGATGGGTTGAACGTGACGGTCGTGAACTGTCGCTACCTCAAGCCATACGACGAAGTCACGCTCGCCGCGGTGCTCGCGGATCACAAACACGTACTCGTCGTCGAAGAAGGCACCGTGGTGAACGGGTTCGGCGCGTTCATGTCGGCCGTCATCGCGCGCTACGATTCGACCGTGCGTGTGGCGGTGCTCGGCGTGCCGGATCGTATCATTCACGCGGCGCCGCGTGCGCGTCAGCTCGCGCAATGCGGTATCGACGCGAACGGCATCGCGACGCGAGTGCGCGCGCTGCTCGAAACCGAGGCGATGGCGGGGTGACCCGGCTCGGCGTCGTCGGGCACCAGGGCTATTCCGGTTTTCCGGCGGTGCTGCGGACGCTGGGAGAGCTTGCTCCCGCGCTCAAGCTCGAGCTTTTCTACGAGGAAGAGCTGTACGAGCTCGCGGGCAACGGAAACCTCCTCGACGATCCCTCGTCGCTCGACGCGCTGCTCACGCTGGGCGGCGACGGAACGCTCCTCCGCGGCGCCCGCATCATTGCACCGCACCGCGTACCAATACTCGGCATCAATCTGGGGCGGCTGGGGTTTCTCACCTGCTGCAATGCCGACCAGCTGTCGAATGCGTTGATGCGTTTCGCGCGCGGCGACTATCTGGCCGAGTCGCGCATGGCGCTGCAGGCCCGCGTGCTCGACACGAATGGCGTCGGCCGCGAGGAGTGGATCGCGCTGAACGATGTCGTGCTCCACAAGGGCGGGTTCGCGCGCGTCGTAACGGTGCGTGTCGCCGCGAATGGCGAGCCGATTGCCGCGTACGGGGCCGACGGCGTCGTGCTGTCGACACCGACGGGGTCGACAGCCTACAGCCTTTCCGCGGGCGGACCCGTCGTCTTTCCGACGGTCGAAACGATCGTGGTCACGCCCGTATCGCCGCATACACTCGCCATTCGACCTGTCATTCTTCCGGCCGACGTCGAGGTTACGCTGAAAGCGGATGATGCGACCGAGGAGCTTTTGATTACGGTCGATGGCCAGGTCGGTAGCAGCTTTGCGTCCGGTGAAACGCTCTGCGTCAAACGCGCCGCTCAAGGCGTGTCGATCATCCGCTTTCCCGGAACTGATTTCTTCACGACGCTCCGTCAGAAGCTCGGCTGGGGCGGTCTCGCCGACAGGGACAAAACCGCATGATTGTCATCCTGAGCGAGCGACACGCTTCAATGTCATCCTGAGCGAGTGACACGCTTCAACGTCATCCTGAGCGAGTGAAACGAGCGAAGGACCCCTGTCGTGCTGACTGAGCTCCGCATCAAGAACTTCGCGATCATCGAGTCGCTGACGCTGCCGCTGGCGCGCGGGTTCAACGTGCTGTCCGGTGAAACGGGCGCGGGCAAGTCGATCATCGTCGGCGCGCTGGGATTGCTCCTCGGTGAACGCGCGAGCGCGGACGTCATTCGCACCGGCGCCGAGCGCGCCACGGTCGAGGGCGTGTTCGACGTCGCCGATCGACCCGAGATTCGCACCTTGCTCGACGACCGCGGCATCGACGTCGAAGAGTCCACGGTGGTGCTCAAGCGTGAAGTCACGACGGGCCGCGCGCGCGCCTGGATCAACGGCACGACGGTGAACGCGGGCCTGCTCGCCGAAGTGGGCCGATTGCTGGTGAATCTCCACGGCCAACACGAAGCGCAGACGCTGCTCGACCCGGACGCGCAGCGCCGCATTCTCGATGCATTCTCCGGTGCCGCGGAGCAGTCCGCGTCAGTGAAAGCGGCGCACGATCAGCTCTCGGGCATCGTCCGCGATATCGCGGATCTCACCAGACGCAGAGCCGAGGCCGAGCGGCGCGCCGATTACCTGCGGCACGTCGTCCAGGAAATCGGCGACGCGAAGCTCACCGACGGTGAAGACGTACGCCTCGAGGAGGAAGCGCGCCGGCTCGAAAACGCGGAGGAGTTGCGCGCGCTTGCGACCGGGATCGCCGGTGGGCTCGACGGGGAAGAGGACACCGTGCTTCAGAAGCTGGCCGCCATCGGCAAGCATCTGTCGTCCATTCAGCGCATCGATCCCACGCTGAACCGCTTGCAGGAGCAATTCGACACGGCGTACTACGCGATCGAGGCGTTGGCGCGCGAGCTCGAGGAGTACGAAGGCGCGGTCGATCTCGATCCGTCGCGCCTCGAGGACGTGCGGCGGCGACGCGATCTGTTGTTCAGGCTGACGAAGAAGCATGGCGGCTCGCTCGCCGACGTGATTCGCACCGGCGAGGAGGCAAAGCGCGAGCTCGATCTCGTCGACTCGGCGGGCTTGGACATTCGGCAGCTCGAGTCGCGCGAGCGCGAAGCGCGCGCGGCGTTGATCGAGCGCGCTGAAACGCTCACGGCGATGCGACGTTCCGGCGCCGAGCGCATGGCGCGCGCAGTCGACGAGGTGCTGCCCGATCTCGGAATGCCGGACGGTCACGTGACCGTCGCGCTTCGCCCGTTGAAGGAGATCGGTGCGTCAGGTTCCGAAGACGTGGAGTTCTGTGTCGCGCTCAACGTCGGTCACGAGCCGCGCCCGCTGTCTCGGGTGGCGTCCGGCGGCGAGCTCTCGCGTGTGATGCTCGCGCTCAAGACGATTCTCGCGCGGCTCGATCGCGTGCCGACGCTCGTGTTCGACGAAGTCGATGCCGGGATCGGTGGGCGCGTGGGGTTGCAGGTCGGCGAGACCATGCGGCGCGTGGCGAGCTATCATCAGGTCTTCGCGATTACGCATCTGCCGCAGATCGCGGCGCGCGGGCATCATCACATTCTGGTGAGCAAGGGCGCGCGGGGCGGAGTGACGGCGGCGGACGTGACGGTCCTCGCCGGCGATGAGCGAGTGACGGAGATCGCACGCATGCTCGGCGGCGACCCGGAGCGGGATGTGAGTCGCGCGCATGCGAAGGAGTTGCTCGAGGCGGCGACGACGTCGGCGACGGTCGAGGGGCCGCGCCGGACGCGGAAGCGGTAGCGAAAGCGCGAAGGATGACACAAGCTTATCGCACGAACACCCTCAACCCCACCTGATCCTGAAACGTTTTCG
This is a stretch of genomic DNA from Gemmatimonadaceae bacterium. It encodes these proteins:
- the xseA gene encoding exodeoxyribonuclease VII large subunit, with the protein product MTGRRVPRRDDPGALDLFVMSDAAPEGAYVPEEPPASEFVDGYPGETPRTAIAVGTLTQTAKDVIEGAFIPLWVRGEISDFKSHRNGHWYFCLRDASAQIRSVVWKRDQRGIPAAPDDGMQVAAFGRLTVYAARGEMQFTVTRIEAEGDGLRRKALEITRARLQADGLLAPERKRALPRFPKVVAVVTSPDGAALHDIVAVMRRRAADVRLVVVPAAVQGDTAPEELCFALDQVNRWGGAELVIVGRGGGSREDLWAFNDERVARAVAACHVPTISAVGHEVDFSICDLVADHRAPTPSAAAEAATFSRGELQAELRKLSLRMSGATRAVVRDRADAARHLGRDLAGAASGQLAVRRTALQSVAGRLNALSPLSTLARGYSVARGDDGATLVSAEAFRPDMPFELIVRDGVVPARVTGTPRRSTP
- the xseB gene encoding exodeoxyribonuclease VII small subunit; translated protein: MTFEQRLARLEEIAGELEGEGVDLARALTLFEEGIQNLRAAADELAAAEARVQRLVERADGSFDVIDRE
- the dxs gene encoding 1-deoxy-D-xylulose-5-phosphate synthase, producing MSLLDRVKSPSDIRGFSSDELTQLAADVRARLIDVCSRTGGHIGAGLGVVELTVALHYVFDTPRDQLVWDVGHQGYPHKVLTGRNDDMETLRQENGVSGFLKRTESDYDAFGAGHAATSISAALGIAAGRDVKGDDFKVVAVIGDGSLTSGLAYEGLNNAGHSDRNIVVVLNDNEMSIAPNVGAMSKYLTSIQRNSLYNRVRSAIGDIIDNAPGPVGTIVRKWEESVKAFITPGVLFEELGFRYFGPIDGHDINGMIETLTAVREMKGPRLVHVITQKGKGFPAGEISGEKWHALPPGHDPATGVQRKPSTAVSYQKVFGAGLAELAREVPGLVAITAAMPSGTSTDIFAKAFPNRFFDVGIAEGHAVTFAAGMATQGVRPVVAIYSTFLQRAYDNIIHDVAIQSLPVIFCMDRAGLVGEDGETHMGLYDIAYMLAVPGMTVTAPKDGAELLGLMRSAVLHTDGPFSIRYPRDAAPDKAPAMATVEPVPFATWDVLRHGRDVAILAVGTMVNQSLAAAESLAADGLNVTVVNCRYLKPYDEVTLAAVLADHKHVLVVEEGTVVNGFGAFMSAVIARYDSTVRVAVLGVPDRIIHAAPRARQLAQCGIDANGIATRVRALLETEAMAG
- a CDS encoding farnesyl diphosphate synthase, translated to MHAARASSATWRADRAAIEAALERAWERARATVGAEIGEAIRYSVLGGGKRLRALLFLAAYRTAGGAGDASALAAALEIVHAYSLIHDDLPCMDDDDMRRGRATVHRVYGVRAAAAAGVAMVPVAAQAAFLASRELGLDRTRCAEVVAELMRASGAGGMIAGQLLDLEGEGRALGVDDLERIHRAKTGALIRVSVLLGGLAANAGVEQQQALAHFGESIGLAFQIADDVLDVTATTDRLGKPAGRDLDLKKGTYPAVLGIEGATARAAALVDDGCGALRAAGLLSTELDALARFVIERES
- a CDS encoding NAD(+)/NADH kinase — protein: MTRLGVVGHQGYSGFPAVLRTLGELAPALKLELFYEEELYELAGNGNLLDDPSSLDALLTLGGDGTLLRGARIIAPHRVPILGINLGRLGFLTCCNADQLSNALMRFARGDYLAESRMALQARVLDTNGVGREEWIALNDVVLHKGGFARVVTVRVAANGEPIAAYGADGVVLSTPTGSTAYSLSAGGPVVFPTVETIVVTPVSPHTLAIRPVILPADVEVTLKADDATEELLITVDGQVGSSFASGETLCVKRAAQGVSIIRFPGTDFFTTLRQKLGWGGLADRDKTA